The Caldisericota bacterium genome contains a region encoding:
- a CDS encoding phospholipase D-like domain-containing protein, which yields MKKRKILISIILSALLLLASFTPLIGRSLPNENTPELIIESFSGTTPIIKAIQNAKESIYLEIYGFTHFDIADELGNAELRGVDVKVMMEESPVGADSENWDVKTKLMHYGIPVKWANPEYFLTHAKFMVIDGKEAMVLTGNFTHSFVHKNREFGIIVKDAAKVEKIKEIFEKDWNRETLTENNDPKIVLSPIDGREKIINLLNSATSSIDIWQQSVQDDEVIETLKAKIAEGVTVRIIIPSLYRASGNSTAVSELGVDYIRSLLNPYIHAKLVIIDKKSAYIGSNNFSTTSLDQNRELGIIVDDPDILNTLNMLFEIEWKQTIDPYDS from the coding sequence ATGAAAAAAAGAAAAATATTAATATCAATAATTTTAAGTGCGTTACTGCTACTTGCTTCCTTCACTCCACTAATCGGAAGAAGTTTGCCTAACGAAAACACCCCAGAGCTTATCATAGAAAGCTTTTCAGGAACAACGCCAATAATCAAAGCAATACAAAATGCAAAAGAATCCATATACCTGGAAATATACGGATTTACTCATTTTGACATTGCAGATGAATTAGGCAATGCAGAGCTAAGAGGAGTAGATGTCAAAGTAATGATGGAAGAAAGCCCTGTAGGTGCAGATTCAGAAAACTGGGACGTAAAAACCAAGCTCATGCACTACGGGATACCAGTAAAATGGGCTAACCCTGAATATTTCCTCACGCATGCAAAATTTATGGTAATAGACGGTAAAGAAGCAATGGTACTCACGGGAAACTTCACCCACAGCTTTGTTCATAAGAACAGGGAATTTGGCATTATTGTAAAAGATGCTGCAAAAGTAGAAAAGATAAAAGAAATATTTGAAAAAGATTGGAACAGGGAAACATTAACAGAGAACAACGATCCAAAGATTGTGCTGAGCCCGATAGACGGAAGAGAAAAAATAATAAATCTTTTAAACAGTGCGACAAGCTCTATTGACATATGGCAGCAGTCAGTGCAGGACGATGAAGTAATAGAAACCCTCAAAGCAAAAATTGCAGAAGGCGTAACTGTAAGAATAATCATACCTTCTCTGTACAGGGCAAGTGGTAATTCTACCGCCGTAAGTGAATTAGGTGTAGATTATATCCGTTCGCTGCTAAACCCGTACATCCATGCAAAATTAGTTATCATTGATAAAAAATCTGCTTACATCGGCTCAAATAATTTCTCCACCACCTCGCTGGACCAGAACAGAGAGCTCGGCATCATTGTGGATGATCCAGATATCTTAAACACACTCAATATGCTCTTTGAAATAGAATGGAAACAAACAATTGACCCGTACGACTCATAA